In Melospiza georgiana isolate bMelGeo1 chromosome 20, bMelGeo1.pri, whole genome shotgun sequence, the sequence GGGCAGGTTTGGCCTGCAGgaccagcagccccagagcaggacacCAACAGGAACCACTCCTGATATGTCAGCTTCAAATTGGTTTCTGGCCTGTTACTGTTCAGATGTTTAGACAACAGAAATTcaactttttcttcctttgcttaATTCCTCCATTCTTCTTATTtatatctccttttttttcattagcaAATTCCTTCTTCACATTCACAGTGTGGCAAGTACAAGGAATACACAACCTTGCCCATGGGATAGGGTCAGGGAAGGCACAGAACCCTCATGTGTTACAGGTGATCAGACAGAAGCTGGAGAGTTTTTAACTGCTCCTGGTCTGACCAGGTTCCAAAACACTTAATCCTTCTTTTCCTGCATTTCCACCTATTCCTTGCAGAAGAAACTGCAAGGAGGATTGTTCTGTAAGAATTAGCaacacagggatttttttccttccgTAGAAATGTCTTTGACAGAAGCAATTCCTCAAGCCTCGGACAGGTCTGTCCAGAGCCAGCTCgaggggctgtgcccagagccagagcccAGGCAGTGCAAAGCTGAGCCTCAGGAGGCTGCTaatggcacaggcagggctcacTGCCTGAATCTCACCTGCAGCTGAGCCTCAGGAGGCTGCTaatggcacaggcagggctcacTGCCTGAATCTCACCTGCAGCTGAGCCTCAGGAGGCTGCTaatggcacaggcagggctcaTTGCCTGGGTCTCACCTGCAGCCACAAAGCAGGACCTGCCCCAGGTCCCCAGCAGGGAGCTCAGTCAGCACAGGGGGGAAAGGACACGCTGCTCCTGACCTCACACACCTGGGCAAGGCTCTCACCTGCCAGGCCCAGGTTAATGGCACTGGCTCATATTGCAACACCCAGCCTCCACATATATTCCAGAAGAGGCAGAGACTGTTATCCTCTGGGAAAACAGCTTTCCAGACTTCCAATATCCCACGTATACACACCcccttcctttgtttttctgtaagATTTTTTCGGATCTTTATTGTGGAGTGTTTTGTGGACagttggttagctgagaaaggtcACGTCGACATAATGCTGCTGGTTAAGCTTGAAGGGGACAAGTATAGAAGTTAGTAGTCAGTGTTTAGTAACAGGCAAGGACATTGTGCCCTTGGTGTAACAGCAGGATAGGGGAGAGTATCTTTGGTAGAAATACGaagaaaagttttattaaaatatttataagaatgcagaagtaggcCCAGTTGCTTGATAAGTAACTAACCAATAGTGAACttgcttttgcaatatgtatgagaTTCATTACCACTGATATAAAGATGTGTACTTATcaataaagtttaaaatttgCTAATCACTCATATTGCGTGCTGCATTTCTCCCACCGGTCCCAACACTTTATCACTGACATCTGCCATAGTTCCTCCAACACTGTATCAATTTATTACACATTCATTCAGATGAGAGATGAACATGTGAATCTGCAGGATGTTCAGCCCTTGGCACATGTCCTGTTTCTGCTCCTCAGCTTTATTCTTTCAATAAAATCTTTAACGTAAGTTTAATACAGTAGATACTCTCAGGGCCGTGACCAGCCCTCCCTCCAGTGCCCCTGGTTACCAAGGGAGCTGCTTGAGGAGGCTGCCAGAGCACCACCAAGAATCCTCAGAGAgctacagaaaatatatttttatttaaagatatATTACACAGACTCAGCAATTAGCTTTTGAACTAAATTACTCAAACTTGGTTCAGAAGAGCACTCTTAATTTCAATGAAGTGTCTTTGTCATTAGCCCAGAGGTGCCCTATGTCATTCCCTCTCCTACCAGGTTACATCCCTGCACACATCAGCAAGTTATTTAATGCATGTTTGGGTAAATTATTcattcacagcagcagctgctttggtTGTCTGAGTATAACTGAGCCTCTGTGAACTGGCATCCACCTCTGTGTGAGGATCCCTCTGCACCACTTCAGAGCTGGGaactcccagcacagggagctctccctgctgcctctgcagcatcccacaggctgcactggctccagctgtgccagttGCTGTTTGTAGTGGAAAAGAGCAATTTCAAGTGTTCAGTTTAGTCCTTCTGTGCAGCCCACACTGGCCTGAGGggctctgtgtgagcagcaCCCCCAGAGGAGTGTTCTCAGTGCTGAACTGCAACCTGCAGCTGAGTGCCAGCATTCCTAcgggcagcactgctgctcaggAACTCCACACAGAACCAGAGCTTCTCTGATGGGGCATTTACGTTCCAGAAGATccattttgctggttttgctccAGATGTTCAAATTTGATTGTTTCTGCCCTACTGCTTGCCCAAGAGACTGCCCAGGAGTCTGCTCTGAGCACACGTCCAGCCCTGAAACCCTTCAGCTGaggagctcccagcactgcccggccttcccccctgccccagcccctcctgtaATTACCCTGCACCACCGCTGGGAACCCGAGGCACGTTTAAGAGAATTTGTGTCGCTGTGCCTCAGTCAGCAGATCCCACTGAGGGCTTTGGGAAGGCTGACAGGATCCAGCTGTGGGAGAACTTCCCACAGGCACGGATTTCCAGAGTGCCTGAGTCACTCCTCAGCTCTCCTCTCCTGAATGTGCCTGAATAAGCTGAGCTTATTCAGGGCATGTTTTCCAGAATCAGAGCATTTCTGTGGCCTGCCCTGAACTCCCCAGGATTTTTCCATCTTACTGGAGAGCTCCTGGAACCAGAGGTGCCCTGGCAGCCCACGGTTCTAACCACGGGCACACACGCGTTCACTGCAGCTtgattttctttagaaaaactGCAAACCACACAAGCAATCAACATGCAGCTGTGTCCTGCCCGTCCCCTGCAcgcccagcagtgcctgtggtGGAAGCTGTCCTGGTATCAAATCCTCCTGCCACGTGGAAGCACCCAGGCAGGCAGCACCTtgtcccctgtgccagcagggacccgagcagcagaggtggcacAGCTGCTTTGGCTCAGCCAGGGACTGAACAaggtgtgggagcagctggtTCCCACCCCTCCATTTCACAGCTGAGGCACAGCTCGTCCTGAGGCCATTCTTACATTTTGTATGGCAACCCCAGCTGCTGAATTAACTTGTCAACTTGCACTAGAGTTCAATTCCTCGGAAGATCCAAGCACATGGTTCTAAGCCCTTAACTCGCTCCAGCCGTGCCCGCTGTGACTCCGTCCCGCCGCCCCGCGGAGCTGAACGTGCAATCCCCGCTGCTCCTGACCGTGCTCTCCGCCCCGCTCCCGCAGGCGCCGGCTCCTCGCCCAGCCCTCGGCCCGGCCCGCTCCCGCCAGCCCCGGAGCCGCTTCGTGGCGCCATGCGGagcccgggagcggccccgccgcgccgccgctcGCCGCTCCTCTGGGCGGCCGAGCCGCACGGGCCCGCTCAGAGCCCGAGCCCGCTCCGGTGCCGGTGcccaggccgggccgggccggtcCCGCTCGCTCCGGGCCCGTTCCGGTGCCGGTGcccaggccgggccgggccggtcCCGCTCGCTCCGGGCCCGTTCTGGTGCCGGTGcccaggccgggccgggccggtcCCGCTCGCTCCGGGCCCGTTCCGGTGCCGGTGcccaggccgggccgggccggtcCCGCTCGCTCCGGGCCCGTTCTGGTGCCGGTGcccaggccgggccgggccggtcCCGCTCGCTCCGGGCCCGTTCTGGTGCCGGTGcccaggccgggccgggccggtcCCGCTCGCTCCGGGCCCGTTCTGGTGCCGGTGcccaggccgggccgggccggtcCCGCTCGCTCCGGGTCGCCCCGGGACTCACCTGGCACCGCCGGTCCGTCGTCTAAACCCttccccgccgctccccgccgcaAACGCCAGCGGCCCCGGAACGTCTCGCGCACGGCGCCGCGCCCTCATCGGTGTCCTGTTCCAGGGCACCGAGGCGCTACGCCGCCAGGGGGCGATGTCGGCCGCGGCAGCGCGCGAGCCcgggccgggggggggggggctgtACCGTAATTACCAGAGTGCGGCGCCATCTGTGCTGCCGAACGTACTGTGCTTAACTCGCACCCACACGGCCCTGAGAGTATCTACTGTATTAAACTTACGTTAAAGATTTTATTCAAAGAAGCTCCCAAAGCGATACCTTAGCCGCGGGCTCGCTTCTGGCGGCTGGTCAGGTCAGGTCCCTCCGGTgccctcagccagcagcactccCCGGTACCCGCTCAGCTGCGGCCGCCACCCTCACGCTCTGCCCCGCCGCCTCCGGCCGCCTGCCAGGCCGTGTCCCATTCCGGGCTCCGTCTCTCCTCCCGGGCTCCGTGTCCCCCCTTCCCGCGGTCCGTGTCCCTCTCTCCGTCCCTCCCAGGTCCATGTCCCATTCCAGGCTCAGTatcccccattcccagtccgTGTCCCACTGTGGGGTCCGTGTCCCATTCCCGGCCCATGTCCCACTATGCTGTCCGTGTCCCGTTGCGGGCTCGGTGTCTCCTCCCGCCGCCCAGAGGAGGAGCGGAGCGGGCAGAGGCGGCCGCTCTCTCCCgtccggccccgccccggcagGTGCGGCGCAGGTGAGGCGCGGGCGGGCGGCAGGTGCGGCCCCGCGCGGCTCCGTTCCCGTtccccgttcccgttcccgttcccgcaGCCCGGCCATGGCGTACCGGGAGCTGGTGCGGCGCTGGCACGAGGCCGTGCGGGCGGCGGACCGCGGGCactgggacgctgccctggaCGCGTTCGGCGGCATCGCGGAGCCCCCGGCCAGGATCTGCTTCAACGTGGGCTGCGTGCAGCTGCTGGCCGGGCGGCCCGAGGCGGCCCTGCGGGTGAGCGGcccgggagcggagcggagcggggggATCCCCGGGGAACCCCGGGCATGGGCGGCTCGGCTGCCCCGGGTCCGCCCGCGGGGAACGGTGCTGAAAGTAGATCTGGGATCCGGCGTTTCGAGTCCTGCGTGTCCTGCGGGAGTGCGAGCGGGGATGTTGAAGGGTGTTGAAGGGTGAATGGTTGGAGGGAAAAGTTTGGCTGAATGAAtcacagaaaagtgaaaaaggTGGAAGTTAAAAAGGCGGATGTGGCCGTCGAGGACAGGGTTCAGTGGTAAACTCGGTGATGCCCGGTTCACAGTTGGACTCGATCTTTGAgaccttttccaaccttaatgattctgtgattccgtgGTTCTCTAAATGAAAATCCAGATCAGTGGGCAGAATAATTTTGAAACAAGATAATAGAGAGTAGTTAAATTAGATACTGGAAATGGCATCTGGCAATATACCTTAAGTTTTGTTAAAACTAAATCAGTTAAAATCCTGTCCTTTAGGTGAATTTAGCTCATTATCATGTGAAAACCACACCTCTAAAGCTCAGCCTGCCTGATTCCAAGAGAAGACCTCAACCCACTGGACATgcacaataaattaaaaatgtattgtaGCTTTAAatcaaagcaggaaaaagatTGTCCAATAGCTGTTCTGTAGCCGTGGGTTTAGACATGAGATGGGTGTACTTTGAAAGTACAAAAATGTTGCTTGGCAGTGGAGAGTGCCAGAAcaaagctgctgtgccagaAAACCACTGCCcttgggaagggagaggaggtgCCCTGAGGAAAATCCTTTTTGTGACAGCACCTGGTGTGTCTGcacatccatccattcatctGTCTCCAGGGAGGAGATGCAGATAAACCTTTCTCAAACAGTGTAAGGggcagctgaggctgtgctgaggggctggggcagcgccgtggagccctgggcaggcagtggctGTTTGGGACACAGAGGGGTCCTGGAGCTGAGAGAGAGAGCTCGGGAGAGACTTCTGAGCCCAGACAAGGGGCAGGGACTGGGAAGAAGCTCAGCTGTATTCCGTGTGGATCAGGGGTTGGTTGTTGTTATTTCAGGTTTGGCCCAGGCACAGTGTGTGGGGTCACAGGAACTCACCTtcccctgcagggcagggcaggagggctgggcttTCAGCACTGGCaagggaaggagcacagccGTGATGCTGCCCCAGGAGGACTCCTGGCTCTCCCAGCACACTGAACCACGAGCTGCTACCACAAGCACTGCCTGCTTTTAGCCGGGGCACCGAAGCAGAAACACTGACTAAGAGGCCATTGTGAGATGCCCTGCagcttcctccctccctctcactcTTTCATCACCTCAGccttccccagcctggccagtcccactgctcccactggCCAACTCTGCTGCAGGCTACAGTCTCCCCATTTTAAGAAGCCAGATGGCCAATGCAGCTCATTTATGTCCAGTCTATTGAAGCAAGGAGGGGTAAaagcctgcagctcagctcacacagagccaagaCCTGAAGgatggctgggagctgtgcccagccctcagagctgggcaggagcccaGGGGGTGCCTCTGTGAGGGCAGCTGGGAcggggctggctgggtgtgtgtgcCCAGGCACTGACAGGACACATCCCAGCTGGGCCCTGCCTGTGTTTTTCTCCTCAGGCATTCAATAAAACTATTGAGAAGGACAATTCCCTGGCTGTGGGCTACTTCCAGAGAGGATTTGTCcacctgcagctggaaatgtgAGTGAGGTGCACAGCCAGTGCAGTCTTTGGTTCTCTCCTTTCAGTCCTGCTTTATTCCTAAACCTAAATGATTCTTTGATTCCAAAACTCACTTCTTCCAGCAACCTCACAGGGTCACAGGATCTGCTTTAGCCTTGGAACCCTGTCACAGGTCAGCAAGTCTCATCTCTGATAAGAGCTGCACAACTCTGGGGTGGCTGACACATGGCATTGCTGTCCCCTCCAGACAGAGGCTCCTGGATGCAAGGCTGCCACAATGTTATTTTGCCATTCGGATTTTCtctagaaattaaaaaaaaatatataattgtGCTGCTTGGTGTGTCCTCACATGACACACATGAGTCTGGCCTTGCTAAAAATGCAGCCTGCACATTCTCCTGCCAGCAGACTTTGGGGGCCTGATCTCAGTCTCACTGATAGAATATTGAGGTTGCTCCAGAAGTGTCATGGGATTGATTACTCATTGTTTCCACGGTTAAATCACAGTGACATCCTCCTCAGGGAGCTGGGTGAAGTATTTTACAGATCTTGTCTTACCTGTGAGCTCAGCAATTGTCTTTCCCCTTGTTTTCCCCATATTTCCAGACCTTAATCTCCACAAAATGCCTGTCTTTATTTCTGGAACGGAGTCAAAGTGAGCAGTTCTGGCTTTTCCAGGAGAGGGGCTGTggctctctggagctgctccaccAGGAGCAGAAGCAAATGTGCCCCAAGCACAGCCactgcaggggcagcacagctggcagctgctTCCTGCCCAAAGAGCTGATGGCCTCCAGCCCCCAGGGCTCCTTCCTTCATCAGAAGCTGCTCCCACCCACCAACACCCACCCTGGCACCTTGTCTTGGCCAGGTGCCCACTGCACAGCCCTTCCTTTCACCACCTGCAGCCTCAGTGGGCACCTGCTTGGATTTCAGTTGCATAGATGGTGTAAATTCAGACTAATACCCTCCTTATCCACACAGGTTCTCTAAATTTCTAAATGTTGAGGTTCTAAATTTCAAGTTTCTCAATTTCAATGCTCTGGCCATGTGTGTGCCCTCTCTGGTCCCCATCAGTCAGGTTCCCAGCCCTCAATCCTCCTGGGACaggtgctgggacagcagggagctccCAGCTGTGGATAACCTTGGCTCTTCATAACACATCTCTGGTGCAGCTCTCCTtgcacaggctgcagagcagaacacatttttaaacagtCTCCAGCTGTTTTAGGCTCAGTTTCTTGTGTCACCTCTGCATTGCAGGTATGAAGAAGCTCTCTCTGATTATCACCTGGCCTTCAGTCACCTAAGAGAAAATCCCTTCATTGATTACAaacagctggggctgaggcacATCCTCTATGCCTGGGAGGTAAGAGTCAGCCTGGCTCAGCAATCCTTCCCCACTGTTGGGGATTCAGTAACAGGCATTAGTGACCCAAGACTTTTTCAAGAAAGTACATTAGAACtgtaaaaatattctgcttGCACTTTTTTAAAAGTAACCTAATCATAAAAGTTGTAAACCAACATCATCTCTGGAAAGTTTAGCAAATGATTCAGTTTGCAAAGTAAAATTGTTCAGAGCAGGTGCACAGGAATTTCTGTATTGAGGGGggtttattttctctgtatCTGACAAAGTGGTGGCTGCCccgtccctggaagtgtccaaggccaggctggatgaggcttggagcagcctggtctgtagaaggtgtccctgccatggcaggggtggaactgggagctttaaggtccttcccaacccaaaccagtctgggattctgtgtaATATTTACTCTTTGGTGTAAATACACATGGAAGTTTAGTGAACTCCTCAGCTCTCAGAGTTCAGTGGCAGATGAGAACAGCACTGATGCAAAATGTGGGCTGTAGGAAAGTCAGGTGCATGAAAGCCTCTTTCAACTACAGCAACTGATCTTAATATTCCCTCTGTGCCTGAACTTGCACTCTGTGCTCAGGCTGTGTTTGAAATGCTTCATCCTGTACCTCTTACTGTCACACAGGGCCAACCTGCCACATCCTGTTCAAGGAAGCTCAAAGGCTGAACTGATTGTAAATTTTTGTAATATTTGGGCATATGTAAAGGATTCCTATAAACTGTCCTTTACTGGAAggttcattttgttttctctgagtCCACACACACAGATTGAAAAGCAGATACAGGAAAGAGGATTTAACTCCTTACTTCCGTGAGAGTGAGGAGTCATTGTGTGACTCCAGCCAAGCATCTCAGCAATTTTCAAGCACCCTATACCTGGCAGGAGGAAGCAATCCTTGGCATCTGTGGTATTACCCAAACCTCCCTGGTTTTAACAGCTTCAGTGCCATGGCGCTGCCTTCCCTTGGAAATGAGCAGTTCCCTGGGAAAGGGGCAGGGCTCAGGAGTGTCCCAAGGCTGGGGCCCTCCCTGATGTGGACACACAACCCCTTACTCCAGGCATCACCAGGACATGGGCTGGCCCTCCACACTTGGGATCAGCATCCTGATTCAGCTGTATCTCATTCTTACCTGGAGctcatttttcaaaatacacaaacatcctcctgcagcagaaCTGTGCCATCAGCTTTCCCCATGCACGGCCTCTCACGTGCTGCAGGTGATCTCCTCGTGGGAGATACATGTGTGCTTtgaaaacccagaaatatttgCCTCTTGCAAGGCTGTCACACTTCTGACTGagtgagagctgctgcctgtccctgcagttccTGTACATGCTCAGAGTTGCCATTCCCCACACTCCCAAACAGAGTCTTCTACTGCCATGGTTAAGGAGTAAAGGAAAAGCATCCTATGAGCTTGAGCCTTGTCCTGAGCAGGGCGTGCAGCCAGGTACACACCTCAATTCCCAGCTGATAACCCTATCACAGGAGATAAGGAGCTGTCTGACAGTGCTctggctgtggcccagctggTCAGTGACAGGGAGAGATCTTCCACTCTCAGTATAGACCACAGCTCCCCAACACCCCATCTGCAACACTCCCACAGCCTGCTCTTCCCCAGGAACAGACTGACATGCTGCTGAAGGGTGACAAGCTACAGCTGACAGTTTGCACATTCACAGCCCACTACAACATGAAATAGTTTCAGTTAAGTTATTTTGCAGTGACAGGGAGTCAGGATTACAAAAATCATTACCCAGTTTCATGTAGAAAAACACCCAAGGAAAGCTTCCTGGCCTTTTGGCTGCAGGAAGGATCAGAACTAAAGTGTGATACCAGAGTCTTCCCCTGCTGTCCTCATGTCTCTTACCACCCtgaccagcagctccagcacatccaagcttttatttttcctttctgattgTGAAatgttcccagctctgcccctcagcctctcctgttGCTGAGCTCTTGGTGCTGTAGTGCCTGTCCCTGTTTCTTGGCTGGGCTCAGGAGAATGTGTTGGGTGTCCCTTGGTCCTGGCCCTCTGagtcccttccctgtgcccactcCAGGTGCTGtacagcactgcagcagtgcagtgccacctgcagcagtggcagaagGCCAGGGTCACTCTGGAGAAGGCTGTTGTGTGGAGACCTGAAAGAAGAACAGCAATCCTGGAGCTGGCCCTTGAGCGGGTGCAGGTAAGGCCACCTGTGTGAGCTCCTGGGAGTGTGCATCGGGCTTCAGCTCAGGGATGTGTGCTAAAAGTTGTCATTTTGAGTGTTCCTGACATGTTCCTGCCATACACCCAGCTGCTTGGCCACCTGCTAGCACAGTCTAAGCCATTTGTACATGATGCTCTGCCAAACCAGGGCTTCAGGTGATCAGGGAACTCCATCTTCCCCAGGTGCTTCACTGCCCAGAAACACCATAGTGAAGAATTTTGGGATGACCTCTGAGGTTGAGGACATGGCTTCCTGGTCCTTCATGTTCAGGAGCTCAGTTCCATTTGTACTTGTCCTGCAACACCAGTTTCCTTGTGCAGTGTTTCAAGTGCAGAACCCCTACAAGTGCAGGCCTGGAGATTCTCCCTTTTTGTGGCACTGGCTGGCTTCTTTTGAGTCCCTTTGGCCTCAGGCACAAATGGTGGCAGCTCAGATATTAATGTCAAGCACTTTTAGAGCTGAAGTTAGGTGTGAAAGTGTTTCTAGGGCTGCTTCTAAGTGAAAGTTTCCTGTTAGACCCCTTTATGATCTGAAACATTTGCAGATCTCTGATTTACTCTTCCTGAGGGATTGATCACTTTGTTTTTAATCTGATCATCTCTTCTGGCATCACATTTGTGCTTTTCCAGTgtattatttgtatttgctaTTAGTATGCTACTCAGTGgctgaacagaaaacatctgaaatCAAACAGAAAAGCTGTTTAGAAGATTTGTTTGATAAACC encodes:
- the LOC131092022 gene encoding skin secretory protein xP2-like, whose product is MAGLRERERERGTGTEPRGAAPAARPRLTCAAPAGAGPDGRERPPLPAPLLLWAAGGDTEPATGHGQHSGTWAGNGTRTPQWDTDWEWGILSLEWDMDLGGTERGTRTAGRGDTEPGRRDGARNGTRPGRRPEAAGQSVRVAAAAERVSPGATRSERDRPGPAWAPAPERARSERDRPGPAWAPAPERARSERDRPGPAWAPAPERARSERDRPGPAWAPAPERARSERDRPGPAWAPAPERARSERDRPGPAWAPAPERARSERDRPGPAWAPAPERARALSGPVRLGRPEERRAAARRGRSRAPHGATKRLRGWRERAGPRAGRGAGACGSGAESTVRSSGDCTFSSAGRRDGVTAGTAGAS